One part of the Phragmites australis chromosome 3, lpPhrAust1.1, whole genome shotgun sequence genome encodes these proteins:
- the LOC133911384 gene encoding AP-2 complex subunit alpha-1-like, with protein MALSGMRGLSVFISDIRNCHNKEQERLRVDKELGNIRTRFKNEKSLSPYEKKKYVWKMLYIYMLGYDVDFGHMETVSLISAPKYPEKQVGYIVTSCLLNENNDFLRMVINTVRNDIIGRNETFQCLALTMVGNIGGKEFSESLAPDVQKLLISSSCRPVVRKKAALCLLRLYRKNPDVVNIDGWADRMAQLLDERDLGVLTSVMSLFVSLVSNNAEAYWNCLPKCVRILERLARNQDIPQEYTYYGIPSPWLQVKTMRALQYFPTIEDPNARRALFEVLQRILMGTDVVKNVNKNNASHAVLFEALALVMHLDAEKEMMSQCVALLGKFIAVREPNIRYLGLENMTRMLLVTDVQDIIKRHQAQIITSLKDPDISIRRRALDLLYGMCDVTNAKEIVEELLQYLNTAEFAMREELSLKAAILAEKFAPDLSWYVDVILQLIDKAGDFVSDDIWYRVVQFVTNNEDLQPYAAGKAREYLDKPALHETMVKVSAYLLGEYGHLLARRPGCSPKELFAIINDKLPTVSTSTVAILLSTYAKILMHTQPPDVGLQQQILTIFKKYESYIDVEIQQRAVEYFELSRKGSALADVLAEMPKFPERESALLKKAEDAEVDTAEQSAIKIRSQQQTSSALVVADHPPANGSATAANHLTLVKMPSQTISDIQESSATYEEPPKPPIETPKENGSPLEVESKATNITEVNIESKVEPPSTSHPASPADLLADLLGPLAIEGPPAVEQQPAQGLEANQSSVGDLTLATLEDQSNSVQPIVNVEEKLHILCTKDSGVLYEDPHIQIGLKAEWRVHHGRLILFLGNKNTSPLMSVRALILPPSHLKMELSSVPDTIPPRAQVQVPLEIVNLRASRDVAVLDFSYTFGTALVDVKLRLPVVLNKFLQPITLSPEEFFPQWKALTVHSLKVQEVVKGVKPLSLPEMANLFMSLHLAVTPGLDNNPNNLVACTTFFSEATRAMLCLVRVETDPQDRTQLRLTVASGDQYLTFELKEFIKEHLVDIPRTQATPTLAPVPPQLPAAAPATYNDPGAMLAGLL; from the exons atggcgctctcGGGGATGCGGGGGCTGTCGGTGTTCATCAGCGACATACGCAACTGCCACAACAAGGAGCAGGAGCGCCTTCGCGTCGACAAGGAGCTCGGCAACATCCGCACGCGCTTCAAAAACGAGAAG AGCTTATCACCATACGAGAAGAAAAAGTATGTATGGAAAATGCTTTACATATATATGCTGGGGTATGATGTTGATTTTGGGCATATGGAAACTGTTTCTTTGATATCTGCACCAAAGTATCCTGAGAAACAG GTTGGGTACATTGTGACATCTTGCTTACTGAACGAGAATAATGATTTCCTAAGGATGGTTATAAATACAGTACGGAATGACATAATAGGACGAAATGAGACTTTCCAGTGCTTAGCACTGACAATG GTAGGTAATATTGGTGGGAAAGAATTTTCTGAGTCACTGGCCCCAGATGTCCAGAAACTTCTT ATTTCAAGTAGCTGCCGTCCTGTTGTCAGAAAGAAGGCCGCTCTATGCCTTCTGCGGCTTTATAGGAAGAATCCTGATGTCGTAAATATTGATGGCTG GGCCGATCGAATGGCACAACTTCTAGATGAGCGTGATCTAGGTGTGCTGACATCTGTCATGAGCCTTTTTGTGTCATTAGTATCCAATAATGCTGAAGCATATTGGAATTGCCTTCCAAAATGTGTAAGAATATTGGAGAGGTTGGCAAGAAATCAAGATATTCCACAAGAATACACTTACTACGGAATCCCATCACCTTGGCTTCAG GTTAAGACAATGAGAGCTCTTCAGTACTTCCCTACCATTGAAGATCCCAATGCAAGACGAGCTTTGTTTGAG GTTTTACAACGCATTTTGATGGGTACTGATGTTGTTAAAAACGTTAACAAGAACAATGCCTCGCATGCTGTTCTATTTGAAGCTCTTGCTCTG GTCATGCATCTGGATGCTGAAAAGGAGATGATGTCGCAGTGTGTCGCTCTTCTTGGGAAGTTTATTGCAGTCCGGGAGCCAAATATTCGGTATCTTGGTCTG gAAAACATGACTAGGATGCTGTTAGTAACAGATGTGCAGGATATCATCAAAAGGCACCAGGCTCAAATCATTACTTCTCTGAAGGATCCAGATATCAG TATTAGAAGAAGGGCTCTTGATTTACTATATGGCATGTGTGATGTTACAAATGCGAAGGAAATTGTTGAGGAGTTGTTGCAG TATCTTAACACAGCTGAGTTTGCAATGCGAGAAGAGCTTTCTCTGAAGGCAGCTATTCTTGCGGAGAAGTTTGCTCCAGATCTTTCGTG GTATGTCGATGTTATTCTTCAGCTTATAGACAAAGCAGGAGATTTTGTAAGTGATGATATATGGTATCGAGTGGTGCAATTTGTCACCAACAATGAAGATCTGCAG CCATATGCTGCAGGAAAGGCAAGAGAATATCTTGACAAGCCTGCTTTGCATGAGACAATGGTCAAG GTGAGTGCTTACCTTCTTGGGGAGTATGGTCATCTTTTGGCCCGAAGACCTGGTTGTAGCCCTAAGGAGTTGTTTGCTATTATAAACGATAAACTTCCAACAGTATC GACAAGTACTGTTGCCATTCTTCTCTCAACCTATGCCAAGATATTGATGCACACTCAACCTCCTGATGTGGGACTGCAGCAACAAATCCTGACTATATTTAAGAA GTATGAGAGCTATATTGATGTTGAAATACAACAGAGAGCTGTTGAATATTTTGAACTAAGCAGGAAAGGCTCTGCTTTGGCCGATGTGTTGGCTGAAATGCCAAAATTTCCTGAACGTGAG TCTGCTTTGTTGAAGAAGGCTGAAGATGCTGAAGTTGACACAGCAGAGCAGAGTGCTATAAAGATACGAAGTCAGCAACAAACTTCCAGTGCTCTTGTTGTAGCTGATCACCCCCCTGCAAATGGATCAGCAACAGCAGCTAATCATCTCACTCTTGTGAAGATGCCAAGTCAAACTATTTCGGATATTCAGGAGAGCAGTGCAACTTATGAAGAACCTCCCAAGCCTCCCATTGAAACTCCCAAAGAAAATGGGTCTCCCCTCGAAGTTGAGAGCAAAGCTACAAACATTACCGAGGTCAACATTGAGAGTAAAGTTGAACCTCCTTCTACATCCCATCCTGCTTCTCCCGCAGATCTCCTGGCAGATCTTTTGGGTCCTCTTGCGATAGAGGGTCCTCCTGCTGTAGAGCAACAACCTGCCCAAGGATTAGAGGCTAACCAAAGTTCAGTAGGTGACTTGACACTAGCTACCCTTGAGGATCAGTCCAACTCAGTTCAG CCAATTGTCAATGTTGAGGAGAAGCTTCATATATTGTGCACAAAAGATAGTGGAGTACTGTATGAGGATCCTCACATTCAG ATTGGTTTAAAAGCAGAGTGGCGTGTCCATCATGGTCGTCTTATTCTTTTCCTGGGGAACAAAAATACTTCACCTCTTATGTCAGTGCGGGCTCTGATTTTGCCTCCTAGTCACTTAAAAATGGAACTCTCGTCAGTTCCTGATACTATTCCTCCAAGAGCGCAG GTGCAAGTTCCACTAGAGATTGTGAATCTCCGTGCAAGTAGAGATGTTGCTGTTCTTGATTTCTCGTATACATTTGGAACTGCACTG GTGGATGTAAAACTTCGACTCCCTGTTGTATTGAATAAATTTTTGCAACCTATAACTCTTTCCCCTGAAGAATTTTTTCCCCAGTGGAAAGCATTAACTGTTCATTCACTGAAGGTCCAAGAAGTG GTTAAAGGTGTGAAACCATTGTCTCTTCCTGAAATGGCTAATCTTTTCATGAGCCTTCATTTGGCGGTCACTCCTGGACTT GATAACAACCCGAACAATCTGGTCGCGTGCACTACATTCTTTTCTGAAGCAACACGTGCCATGCTTTGCCTG GTAAGAGTTGAAACAGATCCACAAGACAGGACTCAACTCCGGCTAACAGTTGCTTCGGGAGACCAATATTTGACATTCGA GTTGAAAGAGTTCATCAAGGAACATTTAGTCGATATCCCAAGGACTCAGGCAACCCCGACTCTTGCTCCAGTACCACCACAATTGCCTGCTGCAGCACCTGCCACATACAACGACCCTGGTGCCATGCTTGCTGGGTTGCTATga